The sequence below is a genomic window from Photobacterium atrarenae.
CATGGCGCAAATTTGTGGCCGTACCGATGCCGCGCTGAAAGCTGAGCTGGGCTCTCGCCTGGACAGCCCTCGCCTGCGCATCACCGAAGCGGTGTGTAAAGGTGCCGTGGATACGTCAGAGAAACTGAACGCGCCGCTGATCGTGGTCGCGACAGAAGCCGGTAAGTCTGCCCGCTCTGTGCGTAAGTACTTCCCGACCGCGAACATCCTGGCCGTGACGACGAACCCGAAAACTGCCGCCCAGCTAACGCTGACCAAAGGGGTGACGCCAGTGGTTGTGGACGCGATCGAAAACACCGACGCTTTCTATGCCCGCGGCAAAGAGCTGGCGCTGGAAACCGGCCTGGGTGCCAAAGGCGATATCGTGGTGATGGTCTCCGGTGCACTGGTTCCTTCAGGCACGACCAACACCGCGTCTGTTCACGTCCTGTAATTTCAGCCGATGTGAACCTGCAGCATTGAGAACGGGAGCCGGTCGGCTCCCGTTTTTTATTGCAACGCAACAGCTCCTACCTCTCGCGGAACGCTCACAGAACACCGCTTTATCTATCGCCCTGTCAATCTATCAACTGTATACTCAACCTGTAGCAAAATTCCCCAAAGGTATCGCGAATCGCTGATATCCTCGACGATATTGCCGTCAAGCGACCACCACACTTGCTACCTGTACCCCCTCCGGCACCGACGCCGGGTGAAAAAACGAGAACAATGAGGATACATGTGTCTAGCCCGACGTTAACCAATAAAGTCATGGAAATGATCCGGCAGGATATTTTGCTGGGCGAGCTTGCGCCCGGGCAAAAGCTTGTCGTTGCCGAGCTCAAAGCGCGATACGACGTCGGAGCCTCTCCGATCCGGGAAGCCCTGGTCCAGCTATCGTGGAAGAAGTATGTCATCTTTGCGCCGCAAAAAGGCTGCTGGGTCGCACCGGTCTCGGTGGCCGAACTGGAAGAGCTGTTCGAAGCCAGTCAGCTCCTGACCCAAACACTGCTCTCCCAGGCCATCGACCAAGGTGGTGAAGCCTGGGAGCTGAACATCCTGACCAGCTTCCATAAACTCAGCCGCCTCAACCCGGCCGAGCAGGATATCGACTTCAACGAATGGGAAAAGCGCCACAGTGAGTTTCATCTCGCCTTACTCGACGGCAGCCAGTCGACCGTGATGCTCGAGTTGTATCGCGAAGTCTACGAGCAGATTGAACGTTACCGCCATATCTGGGCCAGCCAGACCCGTTGCTACGAAGAACACTACCACAATCACGGCGAGCATGAGGCCATGATGAAAGCCGTGCTGAGCCGGGATATCCAAACCGCCCAGACGCTGCTGCGCAATCACTCGCAGCGGGCCATCGAGATGATCAAGACCTACCTCTGATCGTGCTCAGCATTTCCCACCATGGGTGAAATTACCAGAAAATTTCCTTATGGTGGGTGTTGAGCAGCAACACTGCCAACAGAAAATACAACGCGCTGACCTGAAATCCCAGCAAGAACAACCCCAGCGTTGTCAGCCGAACCAGAAACTTATTGACCATGACTGCACACCTTTCCTGCACTGCACATGCGTGCGACACCTATTAGACTTTAGTCGAATATGGCACAGCTTTCCGGCGCAAAAATCAGATACCGGAGTATAAGATTTCCGGGATCAAAACAGCCCGGCTCAGGGAGAACTGAGCCGGGCTGTTCAATCCAAAAAGGTGTCTTGCGATCAGGCTTTCAGCGCACGCTCGCCGCGGGCAATCCCAACCACGCCACTGCGGGCCACCTCTATGATGTCCGTCGCTTCAGCCACCGCGGCAATAAAGGCATCCAGCTTGTCGCTGGTGCCGGCCAGCTGAATGGTGTAGATCTGAGCCGTCACATCGACAATCTGGCCGCGGAAGATATCTGCTGTGCGTTTGACTTCCGCCCGGGCAAAGCCGCTGGCTTTGACCTTCACCAGCATCAGCTCCCGCTCCACATGCTCGGTTTCCGTCACATTGCTGACCTTGAGAATATCGATCAGCTTATGCAGCTGTTTCTCGATTTGCTCCAGGGCCGCGTCATTTTCAACATTGGTGGTAATGTTGAGCCGCGACAGTGTTGGGTCGTCGGTCGGTGCGACCGTCAATGATTCAATGTTATAGCCACGCTGAGAGAATAAGCCAACTACCCGTGACAATGCGCCCGATTCATTTTCCAGTAAGACCGATATAATTCTGCGCATTATGTTCTCTCCGTTTTACTTAGCCACATTTCACTCATCGAACCACCCCGGATCAACATCGGGTACACGTGTTCGGTTTCATCCACACTGATGTCGATAAACACCAGCTTGTCTTTCATCGCCAGTGCCTTTTCCAGTTCGCTTTCCAGCTTGGCCGGATCGGAAATCCGAACCCCGACATGGCCGTAAGCTTCGGCAATCGCGGCGAAATCCGGCACCGAATCCATATAGGAATGCGAGTGGCGGCCCTGGTAAATCATATCCTGCCACTGTTTCACCATTCCCAGGAAGCGATTATTCAGATTGATGATCTTCACCGGAATGTCGTACTGCAGCGCCGTCGACAGCTCCTGGATATTCATCTGGATGCTGCCGTCACCGGTCACACACACCACCTCGGCATCCGGCAGGGCAAACTTCACGCCCATGGCCGCCGGCAGGCCGAAGCCCATGGTGCCGAGACCACCGGAGTTGATCCAGCGGCGCGGTTTATCAAACGGGTAGTACAGGGCGGCAAACATCTGATGCTGGCCGACATCGGAGGCGACATACGCCTCGCCATCGGTCAGCTTGTGCAGCACTTCGATCACCTGCTGCGGTTTAATCCGCTCGTTATCCGTGGCATAGCTCAGGCATTTGCGGGCACGCCAGGATTCAATCTCACTCCACCAGCTGTCAATCGCCTCACCATCGTTGCTGCTGTCCTGCTCGTCGAGCATCTTCAGCATGCTACTCAGCACCGCTTCAGCCGAGCCGACAATCGGAATATCTGCCGCAATCGTTTTTGAGATCGAAGACGGGTCAATATCAATGTGCATCACCGTGGCATTCGGGCAGTACTTGGCAACGTTATTGGTGGTCCGATCGTCAAAGCGTACCCCGACCCCGAAGATCAGATCTGAGTTATGCATGGTCATATTGGCTTCATAGGTACCGTGCATCCCCAGCATCCCCAGGCTGTTGTGGTGGGTGCCCGGGAAGGCGCCCAGCCCCATCAGGGTACTGACCACCGGCAGGTTGAGCCGCTCGGCCAACTGCAGCAGTTGTTCGCCGCATTCCGCCATAATCGCGCCGCCGCCGACATACAACACCGGCTTCTTGGCAGACAGCAAGGCCCGCAGCCCGCGCTTGATCTGTCCCTTGTGCCCCTGAGTGGTCGGATTGTACGAGCGCATCGCGATCGACTCGGGGTATTTGTACGGGTAGGTTTCTGCCGGGTTCAGCATATCTTTCGGGATATCAATCACCACCGGGCCCGGACGGCCGCTGGCAGCAATATAGAAGGCTTTTTTGACAATTTCCGGAATGTCTTCCGGGTTCTGCACCAGGAAGCTGTGTTTGACGACCGGGCGGGAGATCCCCACCATGTCACACTCCTGGAAGGCATCATTACCAATCAGGTTACTCATCACCTGACCGGAAAACACGACCATCGGAATGGAGTCCATGTACGCGGTGGCAATCCCGGTCACGGCGTTAGTCGCACCGGGACCTGAGGTCACCAGCACCACCCCGACTTCCCCGGTTGCCCGGGCGTAGCCATCGGCCATGTGGACTGCAGCTTGCTCGTGGCGAACGAGCACGTGCTCAATATCACTTTTTTCATGCAGTGCATCGTAAATATCCAGCACTGAACCGCCAGGGTATCCGAAGATATGTTTTACGCCTTGATCAATCATGGACCGCACGATCATCTCGGCGCCGGACAACATTTCCATATTTTCTGCCTCCAGGTCGTGTATACCACCCCATATAGCTAATTCTTCCGTTCGTTTCCGGGGCGTACCTGCATGGTGCAGAACAGCCGGAGGAGATGGCCAGCCCGACACGTGGCAGTTGGGTAGCACGACCGCAGAAAGCAAGCGGAGAAAATACCGGGCGGGAAGATCCCTCACCAACACCAGCATTCATTCAATTAGCTATACGGGTTGATATCACATAGTTAGGGCTTATTTTTAGCCTAAGTTGAAATCATTTTCGTCTCTTCTATGTTCGCCGGCGTCAGTCATAACAAACGCCGGTAACCCGAAACAACTGTAACGTTTTTTTATCAACCAAGTCTATCGGTCCAAACCAGTTCACAGTATTCCTCTGCAACGTGATGAATTCCGACCAATTCCTTCGGCAGGGATTCCATCGCACAAAGATCATACACTGGGAATACGGCAATATTGAGAGAATCACGCTATGGGAAATGCACAGGACGTGCTGAATCGGAAGTTGGCAGCGCGGGAGACTACGCCATCAGAGGCGCGCTCATACCACGCCGGCAGGTGCCCGGCGTGGTTAATTAAGACATGGGATCGGTTAATGCGGACGCGGCGAGCGCTTATGGCTCTCTTCGTACATTTCCTCAATTTGCTGATGGTAGCGATCCTGGATCACTTTCCGCCGCAACTTCTGGGTCGGGGTCAACTCGCCCTGATCCATCGAAAAGGCCTTCGGTAGCAGGGTAAATTTCTTCACCTGCTCAAAGCGAGCCAGATCTTTTTGCAACTCAACCACCCGCTTTTCAATCAGCTCAATGATCTGGGTGTGCTTGATCAGCTCCAGCCGGTCCTGATACTTAATATTGAGTTCGCGGGCGTGGGCTTCCAGGGTTTCGAAACACGGTACGATCAGCGCCGAGACAAACTTGCGGGTATCGGCGATCACCGCGATCTGCTCAATGAAGTGATCTTTACCAATCGCTCCTTCGATGACCTGCGGGGCGATATATTTCCCGCCCGAGGTCTTCATCAGCTCCTTGATCCGATCGGTAATGAACAGGTTACCATGCTCGTCGAAGTGACCGGCATCACCGGTTTTAAGGAAGCCATCTGCAGTAAAGTTTTTGGCCGTTTCTTCCGGCATATTGTAGTAGCCGCGCATCACCATCGGCCCGCGCACCAGGATCTCGTTATTCTCGCCGATCTTCACTTCCGCACCCGGCATCGGCATCCCGATCGAATCGGGGTTAAAGCACTGATCGTCCCAGCAGGACACCGTGGCCGTGGTTTCGGTCATCCCGTACCCCAGCTTGACGTTGATCCCGATAGCATGGAAGAAACGGCCAATACTTTCATCCAGCTTGGCGCCGCCACATGGCATAAACTTAATGTTCCCGCCCAGCAGATCCCGCAGCTTGCTCAGCACCAGCTTGTCGGCCAGGTTGTAACTCTTTTGCAGCAGCCAGGACGGCGGGCGACACTCCTGACGCGCCAGCGCCATCCGCGCGCCCATATTGACCGCCCAGGTAAACATTACCTTCCGGTGCAGCGGCGCCCGGGAGACCTTGTCGTGGACCGCAGAGTAAATTTTCTCATATACCCGCGGCACGGCAGCCATCACATTCGGCTTCACCGCCGGCAAGGCCGTTTTGAGCTGATTGGTATCCGACAGGTAGCAGTTGATGCCGCCCCGGTGCAGGACATAAAAGGTCCAGGCGCGCTCGAACACGTGCGAGAGCGGCAAAAAGCACAACGAGGTATCCCCTTCATCCAGGGCCAGCTTCTGATCATGGGACTCGATCTGCGAGGCTACGTTGGCATAATCGAGCATCACCCCTTTCGGCGTCCCTGTGGTGCCCGAGGTATAGATCAGGGTCAGCAGATCGTCCATCCGGATCTCGTCCAGACGCCGGGCCAGCACCGCCACATCCGCCTGCGGCGCATAAGTGTCGATAAAGTCGCGGTAATGGCACACCAGCGGGTGATCAGCCAGCACCACGCTCTCGTCCATCACCACGATGCGCTCGAGCTGCGGGCAGTCGTCGGCCAGTGCCAGCGCTGCATCATGCTGCGCCTGCTCGCCGACAAACAACACCCGGACATCGGCATCATTGAGGATGTAAGCCGCCTGCTGCGGGGTGTTGGTCGGGTAAATCGGCACCGTGACACAACGGTTATACAGGGTGGCGAAATCAGCGATGGTCCAGCGCGGCATGTTGTTGGAAAAGATCGCGACCTTGTCCTGAACCTTTAGTCCCTGACCGGCCAGCGCCAGTGCCAGTTGGTGGATCTGCGCCCCGAATTCGCGCCAGCTGATATCCAGCCATTGGCCGGCGGCCTGATGCCGCAAGGCAGCCCGATCGCCCAGCCGGGCAACCTGGGCACGAATTCGATTGACGATATGAAAATCAAGTTTAGCCATAACTACATTCTGCTACTTTGGCTTACACCTGTAAGCTCATGAGAGCTGCGCAGTCTACCGCCGGCAGCAGAAAAGGCAATCAATAACAGGATTCAGGGCACGGTTATGCTGGTCTGATCTCAGTCCAGCCCAGGAAGACAGTCAGAACCGTATAAAGATACACCGCCTTTGCAAAAGTCAGGCAATTAACCAGGGAGATAAAGCGGGGCATGAACCAGCACCGGTTCACGACAAGCGTATTGAGAGTGGCAGGCGATTGTGCTCAGAGAAGGGGCGCCGTCGGGCGCCCGAAAATTCAAAGCATGGAGATCAGGCGGTGGTATCCCCACACACGGTCAGGAGCTGATCGCGCATCCAGATATGGCCTTTGTCTTTTTCCGAGGATTCGTGCCAGCTCAAGTAGCCACTGATATAGGCGTGCTCAAACGGCAAGGGCAGAATATTCAGCTGCAAAGATTCCCGGGCCGACTCAGCCAGCCAGCGCGGCACCACGGCAATCAAATCAGACTGGCCGACCACATACATGATATTGCTCAGGCTGGCCCCCTGGTACGCTTCCTGGAAATGGCTCTGCTGGTGATAAATCCGATCGGCAAACAACTTCACGCCCGGTACCGCAGCAAGCACCGCATGTTTTTCAGCGGCAAAGTCAGCGGCACTGATCGCATCGCCCAGGCGGGGGTGATTACCGGCGGCAATCACCACCAGCTCATCGCTGAACAGCTCAGTGCTGCGAAAACCCGACTCATCAAAGCGGACATAATCGATCACGAAATCAATTTCCTGGTAACGCATTTTCTGCGGCAGCTCAGCATCGAACTCGGCTTCCAGGTGAATCCGCAGGTTGGGTGCCTGTTCGGCAATCTGGTTAAGGATCCGCGGTGCAAAGCGGATATCGGACGGACTGCACACTGCCAGCTTGAACGTACGGCTGGAAGTTTCCGGGGAAAAAATAGACGACGGCAGCTCATTGCGAACCAGCTGCAGCGCCTGGCGGATCGGGCCGAAAATCTGCTTGGCCCGAAGCGTTGGTTGGATCCCGCGGCCATGGCGGATGAACAGTTCATCGTTAAACATCACCTTCAGCCGGGCGACAGCATTACTCACCGCAGGCTGGGACATACCCAGATTTTGCGCCGCCCGGGTGATGTTCTGCTCTTGCATCACCGCATCAAATACTGTCAGCAAATTCAGATCCACGCCACGCAGCGTCGACTCTGCGCCAAATCTATCCGTCGGATGAATGGATGAACTTCTTCGCGTCATTGTTCGCCTCTATTTAAATACCTGCCGGGGAAAGATCCGATACACCCCGGATTCAAGATGAAGAGCGACTCCTTCGCCCTTAAGCACCAGACTGATGCTCGGAGTGAGACAAGTATTATTCAAATAGATTGACGAAACCAATAGGCGAGCGCCGGCAAATGTAAGGAAAAACGAAGCAGATAAGAAAACCTGGAGGTAAATCAATAAAAAACAAATAGATAGAGACAACCTAAAACTATCTAAATCTTTCTTAAACAGGTTGAATGATGTTCAGAACAGGGCTCTCCCCCCTGAAAAACGGCCCCCGCCGTCTGCTGAAGCTGTCGTTCAGAATAGTATTAATAATTGTCGCTGATTGAAAAAAGTCGGCTTTGCTCCGGAACCGAAGGATGAAATTCGGCCATCGCTTCACGCACCATGTCCGGAAATTCCACCTGCTGCCACAGCTGTTGCCATAATTCATCAGACTGATGCCACTCCCCGGCCAGGACCCAGCGGGCAATCGCCAGCGCGACATCCGGAAACACCACCGCCCCGGCCGCATCGCTGTCGAGCCACTGGCGCACGGCAGACGGATCCAGATAGGCCATCGACCGCGCCAGGCCCATTTGTTCCAGCGTCGCCACATTGCTCTGCTGCTCATACTGACCGTGCAGCGGCTTGAGCAGCAACTTTTTCCCCTGCCCAATCGCTTCTGAAGGCAGCTCAAAGCCGCCGTTGGCAATCACCCCGTCACAGCAATGCAGGCGATGATGAAAGCTGTCGCGGTTGAGCGCGCGGATGCTGATATTTTCCAGTTCCTGATCTTCTTTCACCGCCGGATGGTAACAGTAGAAATGGATTTGGGAAAAACGAGTCAGCAGCGCCAGCACCTTGCCCAACTCTTCAAACGGCAGGTAAACCAGAATACTGCCGTCGCTGTCGGCCCTGAGCCCCTGCCTCGGCGGGACGATCGGCGGCAGGATCAGATGGCCGAAGTGATGCCAGTGCAGCCCCAGTTGCTGGGAAGTGGGAGCAAAGTAGCGGGTGATCAGCCGATCCAACCCGGTTTCATCTTTCTTCGGCACCGGGTAAAGAAAGGCACTCTGATGACTGATCCCGATACTGTGCACCTTCTGCCGCCGGGCAGCCCAGGCCGACACCGGCTCGAAGTCGTTGAGCACCACATCATAATCACTGAGATCCAGCTGACGCACATCGCGTACAAACTCCCCCGGCCGGTTATGGGTCAGGGTTTTCCATTGGTTCAGCTGACCGTTTTCCGTTACAAAAGTCAGGCCGCGGCGGGTCTGGAAATCTCCGAAGCAGGCCATATCGAAATATTGCTCTGCGGGGCGACCGGAAAACAGGTAATCCACATCAACGCCAAGCTGGCGACATGCCCGGGCCATCTCCCGCGCCCGTGAAATATGACCGTTCCCGGTCCCCTGAATGCCGTAAAGTATTTTCATAACGCCCCCAACACGAGCTCAAAGCAGACCAGGCCAAGCGCGGCGCCGGCAACAATATCAGTAATAAAGTGAACCCCGAGCAGCACCCGGGACAACCCGACCATCACCGCCCAGGGCCAGACGATCCAGGCAGCCATGGGATAAAAAGTGGTGATGAGTGAAGCCATGATGAAGGCGGCCGCGGTATGGCCGGAAGGCAAGCTGTACTTGTCAGAAGGTTGGATAAAACTGGGCAGCTCGCGGGGGCGTTCCCGTTTGAACATGTTTTTCAGCACCAGGTAGACCGGCAGTTCCAACAGGAAGGCCAGCAACCCGAGCGTCAGCACCTGGACGCCCTGCTGCTTGTCGAACAGCCAGGCCACCAGGCCGAAGGCCACATACAGAGGGCCATCTCCGGAGCGTGACACCGCGCGACTAAAGGTCGCAACCTGACGATTAAACCGGTGGCACAGACAAAGACTTGAAAACGCGGTATCAAAACGCTGTATCGGTGCAAGAACGGTCATGATGAAACCCTTCGCTGACTCAATTATCCCCAGCCTAAAAAAGGGATATGACAAAGCCGTGACGTTTTCAAGGAGCCTCAATGACAAATCCCATCGCCAAGGACCAGAGCCCCGCAGGCCCGCTCAAGCCGATGTCTTCAAGGTTGGTTCTGAGCCCGGCATGGGCTCCGGCCGCGCATCCGGTTGCACCATCATGCCACCCGTCAGCACCGCGACATTATGATCGGCCAGGGCATTGAGCCAGTCCTCATCTAACGTGATCCCATGAAGCCCCAGCAAAGACGGCGGCGCGAGAAACGGGAACACCATCATGCTGATGATCGTCATCTTGGCCATTTCCGGCTCAATCTCCGTGCGCAGCATACCGCGCTCACGCATCTGCTCCAGCATCAGTGACTGGGCGAGCGGGACAATGTCGCGAAAGACCCCCTCGATCGCCTCGCGCTGCACATCCCCGGGCGCCATCATCATCGCGCGGACGATCAGTTTCGGCAGATCCGGATTCGGGCTCATGATCCGATAATAAGTCCGCATCACATCTCCGATACTCTTGACGCCACCCACCGTCACCGCTTTTTGCATCTCCGCCTGGATCGGGGCGATCGACTCCCGCAGCATGGTTTCAAACAAGCCCCCCTTGTTGCCGAAGTAATAGCGGATCAGGGCCACATTCACCTCCGCCCGGCTGGCGACCATCCGGGTCGAAACCTTGGCGTAAGGCAGGGCGACAAACAGTTGCCGGGCGGCGACAATCAGCCGTCCCCTGGCATCAGAGCCTCCCACCGGCCGTCCTGCTTTTCCCGTCATCTGTATGCTCCAATAAATTAATCACTTGATGAATAACATACGCGAACTGGCCCCGGGCGTCGCCCCCCTTTAATTCAACAGCAGCGCCGCAGTGATGAATTTTCCCGAAACGAGCAATGAACGGCTATCCGGCAGCGGAAGGCCGCATCCGCCGCACAGCAAGGTCAGATTAAATGGCCTATTTATCAATGCATTAACCGCACCCACTAAATAATTATTCAATTTATAGTTGACGGTGAACCTGTCTATTTGGTATTCATTTGTTAACCAACTTTGTGGATATTATTGAAAACATGCAAACACGTTTTTCCCTACTCATTAGCCTCCTCCTTATCGTGAACAATCGCGCGGGTAGCTGATGGGTGGAAAACACCACGAAGAATTCAAGAAACCCGCGCAATAGCGCGGGTTTTTTATATCAAGAGCCGGCGCAGCGGATGCAAACACAACAGGCAGGCAACAAAAAGGAAGCAGCCATGAATGATCAGGTCATTATTTTCGACACCACCTTACGTGACGGCGAGCAGGCGCTGTCCGCCAGCTTAACGGTCAGAGAGAAATTGCAAATCGCCTATGCGCTGGAGCGGTTGGGCGTCGATGTGATTGAGGCCGGTTTCCCCGTTTCCTCACCGGGCGACTTTGAATCGGTCCAGACCATCGCCCGGCACATCAAAAACAGCCGGGTCTGCGCCTTGTCCCGCGCGGTGGCCAAAGATATTGATGTTGCAGCCGAATCCCTGAAAGTCGCCGAAGCCTTCCGTATCCACACCTTCATTTCTACCTCAACCATCCACGTTCAGGACAAACTGCGCCGCAGCTATGACGACGTCATCGAGATGGGTGTCGCTGCGGTCAAACGTGCCCGCCAGTACACCGATGATGTCGAGTTCTCCTGTGAAGATGCCGGGCGTACCCCGATTGACAACCTGTGCCGGATGGTCGAAGCGGCGATCAACGCCGGGGCGACCACGGTCAACATCCCGGACACCGTCGGCTACACCCTGCCGAGCGAGTTTGGCGGCATCATCACCCAGCTGTTCAACCGGGTGCCGAATATTGATAAAGCCGTGATTTCCGTCCACTGCCACGACGATTTGGGGATGTCGGTCGCCAACTCCATGGCTGCGGTTCAGGCCGGTGCCCGCCAGGTCGAGGGCACCATCAACGGCATCGGAGAGCGGGCCGGGAACTGCGCCCTGGAAGAGATCGCGATGATCATCAAAACCCGCGCCGAGCTGCTGGGGGTGGAGACCGGCCTCAAGTATGACGAGATCTCCCGCACCAGCAAGCTGGTCAGTCAGCTGTGCAACATGCCGATCCAGGCCAACAAGGCGATTGTCGGTGCCAATGCCTTCAGCCACTCCTCAGGCATTCACCAGGACGGCATGCTGAAGAATAAGAATACTTACGAAATCATGACCCCGGAGTCCATCGGCCTGAAGAATCAGGCGCTGAACCTGACTTCGCGCTCCGGCCGTGCCGCGGTGAAGAGTCACATGGACACCATGGGCTACAACGAGAGCGAGTACGACTTAGATACCCTGTACGCCGACTTCCTGAAGCTGGCTGATCGCAAGGGCCAGGTCTTCGACTACGACTTAGAAGCGTTGATGTATTTCGCCAACCTGCGTGAGGAAGACGATTACTACAAGCTGAACTATCTGAGCGTGCAGTCCGGCAGCGTGATGGCCACCACCAGCATCAAGCTGCAATGTGGTGAAGAAGAGAAATGCGAAGCGGCGGTCGGCAACGGCCCGGTCGACGCCCTCTACCAGTGCATCTACCGCCTGACCGGCTATGAAATCGTGCTGGATAAGTTCGACCTGACCGCCAAGGGCGAAGGCGAAGACGGACTGGGCCAGGCCGATATCATCGCCAACTACAAAGGCCGCAAATACCACGGCACCGGCCTGGCGACCGACATTGTCGAAGCCTCCGGCCAGGCGCTGCTGCACGTGATCAACAGTATTCACCGTGCCGATCAAATTGAACAAATTAAACAAAAATCCCATATGGAGACCGTATAACCATGGCAGGTACTTATCAAATCGCCGTTTTACCCGGTGACGGCATTGGCCCGGAAGTGATGCAGCAAGCCCACAAGGTGCTGGACGCCGTCCAGGACAAGTTTGGCTTCACCTTAAACTGCACCGAATATGATGTCGGCGGCATTGCCATCGACAACCACGGCAGCCCGCTGCCGGAAGCAACCTTAAAAGGCTGTGAAGCTGCCGATGCCGTGCTGTTCGGCTCGGTCGGCGGTCCGAAATGGGAGCACCTGCCGCCCAATGATCAGCCCGAGCGCGGTGCCCTGCTGCCGCTGCGCAAGCACTTCCAGCTGTTCTGTAATCTGCGTCCGGCACAGATCCATGCCGGCCTGGAGCGCTTCTCGCCGTTGCGTGCCGA
It includes:
- the leuA gene encoding 2-isopropylmalate synthase; translated protein: MNDQVIIFDTTLRDGEQALSASLTVREKLQIAYALERLGVDVIEAGFPVSSPGDFESVQTIARHIKNSRVCALSRAVAKDIDVAAESLKVAEAFRIHTFISTSTIHVQDKLRRSYDDVIEMGVAAVKRARQYTDDVEFSCEDAGRTPIDNLCRMVEAAINAGATTVNIPDTVGYTLPSEFGGIITQLFNRVPNIDKAVISVHCHDDLGMSVANSMAAVQAGARQVEGTINGIGERAGNCALEEIAMIIKTRAELLGVETGLKYDEISRTSKLVSQLCNMPIQANKAIVGANAFSHSSGIHQDGMLKNKNTYEIMTPESIGLKNQALNLTSRSGRAAVKSHMDTMGYNESEYDLDTLYADFLKLADRKGQVFDYDLEALMYFANLREEDDYYKLNYLSVQSGSVMATTSIKLQCGEEEKCEAAVGNGPVDALYQCIYRLTGYEIVLDKFDLTAKGEGEDGLGQADIIANYKGRKYHGTGLATDIVEASGQALLHVINSIHRADQIEQIKQKSHMETV